A single region of the Triticum dicoccoides isolate Atlit2015 ecotype Zavitan chromosome 2B, WEW_v2.0, whole genome shotgun sequence genome encodes:
- the LOC119366055 gene encoding probable isoaspartyl peptidase/L-asparaginase 2, giving the protein MARWAIAIHGGAGVDPNLPEHRQEEAKRVLARCLQVGVDLLRSGAAALDVVEAVVRELETDPCFNSGRGSALTRAGTVEMEASIMDGRGRRCGAVSGVSTVRNPVSLARRVMDKSPHSYLAFDGAEDFAREQGLEVVDNSYFITEENIGMLKLAKEANSILFDYCIPLAGADTCSALAAAVEGHGSNGMVMNGLPISIYAPETVGCAVVDSSGFTAAATSTGGLMNKMTGRIGDSPLIGAGTYACGHCAVSCTGEGEAIIRSTLARDVAAVMEYKGLPLQEAVDFCVKERLDEGFAGLIAVSGTGEVAYGFNCTGMFRGCATEDGFMEVGIWE; this is encoded by the exons ATGGCGCGCTGGGCCATTGCCATCCACGGCGGCGCGGGCGTGGACCCCAACCTGCCGGAGCACCGCCAGGAGGAGGCCAAGCGGGTGTTGGCGCGGTGCCTGCAGGTGGGCGTGGACCTGCTGCGGTCCGGCGCCGCCGCTCTCGACGTGGTGGAGGCCGTGGTGCGCGAGCTGGAGACGGACCCCTGCTTCAACTCGGGCCGCGGCTCCGCGCTCACCCGCGCCGGCACCGTGGAGATGGAGGCCAGCATCATGGACGGCCGCGGCCGCCGCTGCGGCGCCGTCTCCGGCGTCTCCACCGTCCGCAACCCCGTGTccctcgcccgccgcgtgatggaCAAGTCCCCTCACTCCTACCTCGCCTTCGACGGCGCCGAGGATTTCGCCCGCGAGCAG GGCCTAGAGGTCGTGGACAACAGCTACTTTATCACAGAGGAGAACATCGGGATGCTCAAGCTCGCCAAGGAGGCCAACAGCATCCTCTTCGACTACTGCatcccgctggccggcgccgacaCCTGCAGcgcgctggcggcggcggtggagggccaCGGCAGCAACGGCATGGTGATGAACGGTCTGCCCATCAGCATCTACGCGCCCGAGACAGTCGGTTGCGCGGTGGTGGACTCTAGCGGCTTCACGGCAGCGGCCACCTCGACCGGCGGACTCATGAACAAGATGACGGGCCGCATCGGCGACTCGCCCCTCATCGGCGCCGGCACCTACGCGTGCGGTCACTGCGCCGTGTCTTGCACGGGCGAGGGGGAGGCCATCATCCGCTCTACGCTGGCGCGCGACGTGGCTGCTGTCATGGAGTACAAGGGCCTGCCTCTGCAGGAGGCCGTGGACTTCTGCGTCAAGGAGCGGCTGGACGAGGGATTCGCCGGGCTCATCGCCGTGTCCGGCACCGGCGAGGTGGCCTACGGGTTCAACTGCACCGGCATGTTCCGGGGCTGCGCCACCGAGGACGGCTTCATGGAGGTCGGCATCTGGGAGTGA